A stretch of the Staphylococcus sp. NRL 16/872 genome encodes the following:
- a CDS encoding amidohydrolase family protein → MKSINFEEHYVVDEIQKETMKYMSSDPKGVPMKTMLDGLEQKSGFTDADEITHHDKRIKFMDEHDVEMQVLSYGNGAPSNLEGERAIELCKKANDTLAEYVKEHPDRFVGFATLPINEPEATVEEFKRCINELNFKGALIMGHPKSGFLDQDEYDDLFAAAEELNAPIYLHPSPVQSDVYQAYYKGNYPDVTATTFACFGYGWHVDVGIHAIHLVLSGVFDRHPNLNVIIGHWGEFVPFFLERMDSILFADHLEHPISYYFKNNFYITPSGMLTKPQFDLVKAEVGVDRILYSADYPYVEPEELGTFLSELGLTEEEQDKISYKNGAKLLGLDK, encoded by the coding sequence ATGAAAAGTATTAACTTTGAAGAACACTATGTTGTAGATGAAATTCAAAAAGAAACAATGAAATATATGTCATCTGATCCTAAAGGTGTACCTATGAAAACGATGCTTGATGGCTTAGAGCAAAAATCAGGTTTCACGGATGCAGATGAAATTACTCATCATGATAAACGTATTAAATTTATGGATGAGCATGATGTTGAAATGCAAGTATTATCTTACGGTAACGGCGCCCCTTCTAACTTAGAAGGCGAACGCGCTATCGAATTATGTAAGAAAGCAAATGATACTTTAGCAGAATACGTGAAAGAACATCCAGACCGTTTCGTAGGTTTCGCTACATTACCTATTAATGAACCTGAAGCAACTGTTGAAGAATTTAAGCGTTGCATTAACGAATTAAACTTCAAAGGCGCATTAATTATGGGCCATCCTAAAAGTGGTTTCTTAGACCAAGACGAATATGATGATTTATTCGCAGCAGCTGAAGAACTTAACGCGCCTATTTATTTACATCCATCTCCAGTACAAAGTGATGTTTACCAAGCATATTATAAAGGAAATTATCCAGATGTAACTGCTACAACATTCGCTTGCTTCGGTTACGGTTGGCATGTTGACGTAGGTATCCACGCTATCCATTTAGTTCTATCTGGAGTATTTGATCGTCATCCAAACTTAAATGTCATTATTGGACATTGGGGTGAATTCGTACCATTCTTCTTAGAACGTATGGACAGTATTTTATTTGCAGATCACCTAGAACATCCAATTAGTTATTATTTCAAAAATAATTTCTACATTACACCAAGTGGTATGTTAACTAAACCACAATTCGATTTAGTAAAAGCAGAAGTTGGCGTAGATAGAATTCTTTACTCAGCAGACTATCCTTACGTGGAACCAGAAGAATTAGGCACATTCCTAAGCGAATTAGGTTTAACTGAAGAAGAACAAGACAAAATCAGCTACAAAAACGGCGCAAAACTATTAGGCCTAGATAAATAA
- a CDS encoding SDR family NAD(P)-dependent oxidoreductase: MERITLITGGNKGLGFETAKELKEQGHKVYIGSRDEARGQKAAEELGVDFVQLDVTDESSVQNAYKTIEDKEGRLDVLVNNAGISGGFAKPTDLTVEDVEKVYNTNVFGIVRMMHTFVPLLEKSEQPVVVNVSSGLGSFGMVTNPDTQESKVNSLAYCSSKSAVTMLTLQYSKGLPHIQINAADPGSTNTDLVGDFSNNSKPASEGVIPIVKLATIDKDGPTGTFIDGNGTMPW, translated from the coding sequence ATGGAAAGAATTACGTTAATTACTGGTGGAAATAAAGGTTTAGGCTTTGAAACTGCGAAAGAATTAAAAGAACAAGGCCATAAAGTTTATATTGGCTCTCGTGATGAAGCACGCGGTCAAAAAGCAGCTGAAGAACTTGGCGTTGACTTTGTACAACTAGATGTTACGGATGAGTCTTCAGTTCAAAATGCTTATAAAACAATTGAAGATAAAGAAGGACGTTTAGACGTTTTAGTGAATAATGCGGGTATCTCTGGTGGTTTCGCTAAACCTACAGATTTAACTGTTGAAGATGTGGAGAAAGTTTATAACACAAACGTTTTTGGAATTGTAAGAATGATGCATACATTTGTTCCGCTTCTTGAAAAGTCAGAACAACCTGTTGTAGTAAACGTAAGTAGTGGTTTAGGTTCATTTGGTATGGTAACTAATCCAGATACGCAAGAATCTAAAGTGAATTCACTCGCTTACTGTTCATCTAAATCTGCAGTGACAATGTTAACATTGCAATACTCTAAAGGCTTACCACACATTCAAATCAACGCTGCAGACCCAGGTTCAACAAATACAGATTTAGTTGGTGATTTCAGCAATAACTCTAAACCAGCATCTGAAGGTGTTATCCCAATTGTGAAACTTGCAACGATTGATAAAGATGGTCCAACTGGTACATTCATCGATGGTAACGGCACAATGCCTTGGTAA
- a CDS encoding TetR/AcrR family transcriptional regulator — MRKDALKNRQRIEDKAIELFRDEGVDNVSMNRLSKELNIGMGTLYRHFKDKGDLCYHIIEHDFDDIMNQMLEIKQRYTSKRDIMSHSLDIFLQFKTDNSDLLTCIEGNDNAELFRASNFFKNLNQYYYDLFNDYDNEAWSIFKTDMLLKSLTTATFEYQKNVRKLSNETFRDNLIQLYLPNEVTE, encoded by the coding sequence ATGCGCAAAGATGCATTAAAAAATCGGCAACGTATTGAAGATAAAGCGATTGAATTGTTTCGTGATGAAGGCGTAGATAATGTAAGTATGAATCGATTGTCTAAAGAACTAAATATTGGTATGGGCACTCTTTATCGTCATTTTAAAGATAAAGGAGATTTATGTTACCACATTATTGAACACGACTTTGACGATATTATGAATCAAATGCTTGAAATTAAACAACGCTATACTTCTAAAAGAGATATTATGAGCCATTCACTCGACATATTTTTACAATTTAAAACGGATAATAGTGATTTACTTACTTGTATTGAAGGAAACGATAATGCTGAATTATTCAGAGCAAGTAACTTTTTCAAGAATTTAAATCAATATTATTATGACTTATTTAATGATTACGATAACGAAGCATGGTCTATATTCAAAACAGACATGCTTTTAAAATCTTTAACAACTGCGACATTTGAATACCAAAAAAATGTAAGGAAATTATCAAATGAAACATTTCGTGATAATTTAATTCAACTATATTTACCTAATGAGGTGACAGAATAA